A region of Pseudomonas marginalis DNA encodes the following proteins:
- a CDS encoding TRAP transporter substrate-binding protein: MLKLSRALFCAATLFAAGLAQAADPIVIKFAHVVAENTPKGQGALLFKKLAEERLPGKVKVEVYPNSSLFGDGKEMEALLLGDVQMLAPSLAKFEQYTRQVQIYDLPFLFNDLAAVDRFQAAEGKQLLTSMQNKNILGLAYWHNGLKQLSANKALHEPKDARGLKFRVQASSVLEEQFKAIRANPRKMSFAEVYQGLQTGTVNGTENTWSNYESQKVNEVQKYFTESNHGLIDYMVITNATFWNGLPPDIRGTLEQVMVEVTVEVNKQAEALNQSARQKIVEAKTSEIIELTPEQRQLWREAMRPVWQKFEGEIGADLIKAADASNH, translated from the coding sequence ATGCTCAAGCTTTCTCGGGCGCTGTTCTGCGCCGCCACCTTGTTTGCCGCGGGCCTGGCCCAGGCGGCGGACCCGATCGTGATCAAGTTCGCCCACGTGGTCGCTGAAAACACCCCCAAGGGCCAGGGCGCGTTGCTGTTCAAGAAGCTCGCCGAAGAACGCTTGCCCGGCAAGGTCAAGGTCGAGGTGTACCCCAACTCGTCACTGTTCGGCGACGGCAAGGAAATGGAAGCCCTGCTGCTGGGCGACGTGCAGATGCTGGCGCCGTCCCTGGCCAAGTTCGAGCAATACACCCGGCAAGTGCAGATCTATGACCTGCCGTTCCTGTTCAACGACCTGGCCGCCGTCGACCGCTTCCAGGCCGCCGAGGGCAAGCAACTGCTGACCTCGATGCAGAACAAAAACATCCTCGGCCTGGCCTATTGGCACAACGGCCTCAAGCAACTCTCCGCCAACAAGGCACTGCATGAACCCAAGGACGCCCGTGGCCTGAAGTTCCGCGTGCAGGCCTCCAGCGTGCTGGAGGAGCAGTTCAAGGCGATCCGTGCCAACCCGCGCAAGATGAGCTTTGCCGAGGTGTACCAGGGCTTGCAGACCGGCACCGTGAATGGCACCGAGAACACCTGGTCGAACTATGAAAGCCAGAAGGTCAACGAAGTGCAGAAGTACTTCACCGAATCCAACCATGGCCTGATCGACTACATGGTCATCACCAATGCCACGTTCTGGAACGGCCTGCCGCCGGACATCCGCGGCACCCTGGAGCAGGTCATGGTCGAGGTCACCGTCGAGGTGAACAAACAGGCCGAAGCGCTGAACCAGTCGGCCAGGCAGAAGATCGTCGAGGCCAAGACCAGCGAAATCATCGAGCTGACCCCCGAGCAACGCCAGTTGTGGCGCGAAGCGATGCGGCCGGTGTGGCAGAAGTTCGAAGGGGAAATCGGGGCTGATCTGATCAAGGCGGCGGATGCCTCCAACCATTGA
- a CDS encoding TRAP transporter small permease, producing MQTLRRVWEHLEEGFIAFLLAAMTLVTFVYVMLNNIYTLFFALSDKWAWSSTFFGALGDHTMTWAQDMTWSVALTKAMFGWLIFFGISYGVRTAGHLGVDALVKLTRRPVQRVLGMLACLCCLAYAGLFMVASYKWVSAVMTAHIGAEDLDQFGIDVGDIVIIVPIGFALVFIRYLEIFYRIFTRRQVGLGLADEAGEASKLAGSHGERH from the coding sequence ATGCAAACGCTAAGGCGCGTCTGGGAGCACCTGGAGGAAGGCTTTATTGCCTTCCTGCTGGCGGCCATGACCCTGGTGACATTTGTTTACGTCATGCTCAACAACATCTACACGCTGTTCTTTGCCCTGTCTGACAAGTGGGCGTGGAGCAGCACGTTCTTCGGCGCGCTGGGCGACCACACCATGACCTGGGCCCAGGACATGACCTGGAGCGTGGCGCTGACCAAGGCCATGTTCGGCTGGCTGATTTTCTTCGGCATTTCCTATGGGGTGCGCACCGCCGGCCACCTGGGGGTGGACGCGCTGGTTAAGCTGACCCGGCGTCCGGTGCAGCGCGTGCTGGGCATGCTCGCCTGCCTGTGCTGCCTGGCCTATGCCGGGCTGTTCATGGTCGCCAGCTACAAGTGGGTCAGCGCGGTGATGACCGCCCATATCGGCGCCGAAGACCTCGACCAGTTCGGCATCGACGTGGGTGACATTGTGATCATCGTGCCCATCGGTTTTGCCCTGGTGTTTATCCGCTACCTGGAGATCTTCTACCGCATCTTTACCCGCCGTCAGGTCGGGTTGGGGCTGGCTGACGAGGCCGGTGAGGCCAGCAAATTGGCAGGCAGCCATGGGGAGCGTCACTGA
- the ampC gene encoding class C beta-lactamase, with protein sequence MPQHLLSGVRNFTALAVFIAAGNCLASTDLQAVVDANVKPLMQQQSINGLVVGVVRDGKAQYFNYGIAATDTRQPVSENTLFEVGSVSKTFTATLAGYAVASGKLTLSDPASHYLPALGGGKFDHISVLNLGTYTAGGLPLQFPANADNSQRMISYFQHWQPDFAPGTQRLYSNPSLGLFGYLAAQSLKQPFDQAMEKTLLPALGLKHTFIKVPQSQMSLYAQGYGKDGKPVRVGPGALDSEAYGIKTSAADLLKYVDANMHPATLDKTLQQAISVTHTGYYSVDGMTQGLGWEMYPYPIPLDGLMAGNSTPMAMEPHAVNWLTPPQAPHADTLVNKTGSTNGFGAYVAYVPSKGVGVVILANKNYPNAERVKVAHAILSALDQ encoded by the coding sequence ATGCCCCAACATTTACTGTCTGGCGTGCGTAATTTCACCGCCCTCGCGGTGTTTATCGCCGCCGGCAACTGCCTGGCGTCCACCGACCTGCAGGCGGTGGTGGATGCCAATGTAAAACCGCTGATGCAGCAGCAGTCGATTAACGGCCTGGTGGTCGGCGTGGTGCGGGACGGCAAGGCGCAATACTTTAACTACGGAATCGCCGCCACCGATACCCGCCAGCCGGTCAGCGAAAACACCCTGTTCGAAGTGGGTTCAGTGAGCAAGACCTTCACCGCGACCCTGGCCGGTTACGCGGTAGCCAGCGGCAAACTCACGCTCTCCGACCCGGCCAGCCATTACCTGCCGGCACTGGGCGGCGGCAAGTTCGACCACATCAGCGTGCTCAACCTCGGCACCTACACCGCCGGCGGCTTGCCCCTGCAATTCCCCGCCAATGCGGATAACAGCCAGCGCATGATCAGCTACTTCCAGCACTGGCAACCCGACTTCGCCCCTGGCACCCAGCGCCTGTATTCCAACCCGAGCCTGGGGTTGTTCGGCTACCTGGCGGCGCAGAGCCTCAAGCAGCCGTTCGATCAGGCGATGGAAAAGACCCTGTTGCCCGCACTCGGGCTCAAGCACACCTTCATCAAGGTGCCGCAGAGCCAGATGAGCCTGTACGCCCAAGGCTATGGCAAAGATGGCAAACCGGTACGCGTCGGCCCCGGCGCCCTGGACAGCGAGGCCTACGGCATCAAGACCAGCGCTGCGGACTTGCTGAAATACGTTGACGCGAACATGCACCCGGCGACGCTGGATAAAACCCTGCAGCAGGCGATCAGCGTGACTCACACGGGTTACTACAGCGTGGACGGCATGACCCAGGGCCTGGGCTGGGAAATGTACCCCTACCCCATCCCGCTCGATGGGTTGATGGCCGGCAACTCCACACCCATGGCAATGGAACCGCACGCGGTCAACTGGCTGACCCCGCCCCAGGCGCCCCACGCCGACACCCTGGTGAACAAGACCGGCTCCACCAATGGGTTTGGCGCCTACGTGGCGTACGTGCCGAGCAAGGGAGTGGGCGTGGTGATATTGGCGAACAAGAACTACCCGAATGCCGAACGGGTAAAGGTCGCCCATGCAATCTTGAGTGCGCTGGACCAATAG
- a CDS encoding MaoC family dehydratase N-terminal domain-containing protein, which produces MSATDWIGRSETAHDHLSHNLLKRIAATFGEAVPEQGAVLPPLWQWCFFQDPLPESALGGDGHPARGGFLPPADNSNRMWAGGRIEFLHPLRAGEAATRVSTITQVEEKTGRSGSLLFVTVRHDYAQEGRLAIREEQDIVYREPTPPKPGSGEALAQGEWQETIDPTPTLLFRYSAVTFNGHRIHYDYPYVTGTEGYAGLVVHGPLIATLSLRAFCRAHPEASVRRFAYRGVRPLIAPQPFAVGGRISETGAAALWAGNADGLAQTAEVHFE; this is translated from the coding sequence ATGAGCGCTACTGACTGGATCGGCCGAAGCGAAACCGCCCACGACCACCTGAGCCATAACCTGCTCAAACGCATTGCCGCCACCTTTGGCGAAGCCGTCCCCGAGCAGGGCGCAGTCCTGCCGCCGCTGTGGCAGTGGTGCTTCTTCCAGGACCCGCTGCCGGAAAGCGCCCTGGGCGGCGACGGCCACCCGGCCCGTGGCGGCTTCCTGCCGCCGGCGGATAACAGCAATCGCATGTGGGCGGGTGGGCGTATCGAGTTCCTGCACCCGCTGCGGGCCGGCGAGGCGGCAACCCGTGTGTCGACCATCACCCAGGTCGAAGAAAAGACCGGGCGCAGCGGCTCGCTGTTGTTTGTCACCGTGCGCCATGACTATGCCCAGGAAGGTCGCCTGGCGATCCGCGAAGAACAGGACATCGTCTACCGCGAGCCGACGCCGCCCAAGCCGGGCAGCGGCGAGGCCCTGGCCCAGGGCGAGTGGCAGGAAACCATCGACCCCACGCCGACCCTGCTGTTTCGCTACAGCGCCGTGACCTTCAACGGTCACCGCATTCACTACGACTACCCCTATGTCACCGGCACCGAAGGCTACGCCGGGCTGGTGGTGCATGGCCCGCTGATCGCGACCTTGAGCCTGCGCGCGTTTTGCCGCGCCCATCCCGAAGCCAGCGTGCGGCGCTTTGCCTATCGCGGCGTGCGCCCGTTGATTGCGCCGCAGCCGTTCGCAGTGGGCGGTCGCATCAGTGAAACCGGGGCGGCGGCGTTGTGGGCGGGGAATGCCGATGGCCTGGCGCAGACCGCTGAAGTGCATTTCGAATAA
- a CDS encoding MmgE/PrpD family protein, protein MSHTQALCRFLADLAYEQLPEPVLARTEDLFLDWLASALASQGAHPIPLFERYAQKMGPSSGPAQVIVNGTGSSAYFAALVNGASSHLVEQDDLHNSSVLHPATVVFPAALAAAQDLGKSGRDVLLASVAGYEAGIRIGEFMGRSHYRIFHTTATVGTLAAAVAVGKLLDFNQDQFIHLLGSAGTQAAGLWEFLRDAADSKQLHTAKAAADGLLAAYLTADGLTGARNILEGDQGLAAGMSTDAEPSKLSAGLGSRWALLETSFKFHASCRHTHPAADALLALMQREGLEAVDIARVETRVHQGAIDVLGRVSVPTSVHQAKFSMGTVLGLIAVHGKAGLTEFHESALTDPAVAAFRDRVSMTLDPEVDGAYPQRWLGRVTVTTVDGRTLHGAIDEPKGDPGNTLSRAELADKFQRLARFSNARTPAQAAALIAKVWDVRNAASMAHWL, encoded by the coding sequence ATGAGCCATACCCAAGCCCTGTGTCGGTTCCTGGCCGACCTGGCCTACGAGCAGTTGCCCGAACCCGTGCTGGCGCGCACCGAAGACCTGTTCCTGGATTGGCTGGCGTCCGCGTTGGCCAGCCAGGGCGCGCACCCGATCCCGTTGTTCGAGCGCTATGCCCAGAAGATGGGCCCGAGCAGCGGCCCGGCGCAGGTGATCGTCAATGGCACCGGCAGCAGCGCGTATTTCGCCGCACTGGTCAACGGCGCCTCGTCCCACCTGGTGGAACAGGATGACCTGCACAACAGCTCGGTGCTGCACCCGGCCACCGTGGTGTTTCCCGCTGCCTTGGCCGCCGCCCAGGACCTCGGTAAATCCGGCCGTGACGTGTTGCTGGCCTCGGTGGCCGGCTATGAGGCCGGGATCCGCATCGGCGAATTCATGGGGCGCTCCCACTACCGCATCTTCCACACCACGGCCACGGTGGGCACCCTGGCGGCGGCCGTGGCGGTGGGCAAGTTGCTGGATTTCAATCAGGACCAGTTCATCCATCTGCTCGGCAGCGCCGGCACCCAGGCCGCCGGGCTGTGGGAATTCCTGCGCGATGCCGCCGACTCCAAGCAACTGCACACGGCCAAGGCGGCCGCGGACGGTTTGCTCGCCGCGTACCTGACGGCGGATGGCCTGACCGGTGCGCGCAATATCCTCGAAGGCGACCAGGGCCTGGCGGCGGGTATGTCCACGGATGCCGAACCGAGCAAGTTATCGGCTGGCCTTGGTAGCCGTTGGGCGCTGCTGGAGACCTCGTTCAAGTTCCACGCGTCGTGCCGCCATACCCATCCGGCCGCCGATGCGTTGCTGGCGTTGATGCAACGCGAAGGCCTGGAGGCCGTCGATATCGCCCGTGTGGAAACCCGTGTGCACCAAGGCGCCATCGATGTACTGGGGCGGGTAAGCGTGCCGACCAGCGTGCATCAGGCCAAGTTCTCCATGGGCACCGTGCTGGGGTTGATCGCCGTGCATGGCAAGGCCGGGCTCACCGAGTTCCATGAATCGGCGTTGACCGATCCCGCCGTCGCCGCCTTTCGCGACAGGGTCAGCATGACCCTCGACCCCGAGGTCGATGGCGCCTACCCGCAGCGCTGGCTCGGCCGCGTCACCGTCACCACGGTTGACGGCCGCACCCTGCACGGCGCCATCGACGAGCCCAAGGGCGACCCGGGCAACACCCTGAGCCGTGCAGAACTGGCGGATAAATTCCAGCGCCTCGCCCGGTTCAGTAACGCTCGCACACCGGCCCAGGCCGCCGCATTGATTGCCAAAGTCTGGGATGTGCGCAACGCCGCGTCCATGGCCCACTGGCTCTGA
- a CDS encoding LysR family transcriptional regulator — protein MHFDLADLRLFIHIAESPSLTQGARRAFLSPAAASARIKALEGQLDTRLLYRDSRGVEITPAGERLLHHARLIMRQVDYLKSEFTQYGVDSAGHIRIFANTTAVTEFLPEVLAGFLSQRPGVTVDLQERLSRDIVRGVLDGTSDMGIIAGPVEAAGLQVLHFSTDKLVLMVPVGHALADQASVTLEQTLAYQHIGLHEGSTLLSFLREHVERLGKQLSLRIQVSSFEAICRMVEAGVGIGIIPESAAVRHSRTMQLVAVTLDEPWAIRERSILVRELEALPGTIRALIATLMPETVNAG, from the coding sequence ATGCACTTCGACCTGGCCGACCTGCGCCTGTTTATCCATATCGCCGAATCCCCCAGCCTGACCCAGGGCGCCAGGCGCGCGTTCCTCTCGCCGGCCGCCGCGAGTGCGCGGATCAAGGCGCTGGAAGGCCAGCTCGACACGCGCCTGCTGTACCGTGACAGCCGTGGCGTAGAGATCACCCCTGCGGGCGAACGGCTGCTGCACCATGCGCGGTTGATCATGCGCCAGGTGGATTACCTCAAGAGTGAGTTCACCCAATACGGCGTGGATTCCGCCGGGCATATCCGCATCTTCGCCAACACCACGGCGGTCACCGAGTTCCTCCCGGAGGTGCTGGCCGGCTTCCTGTCCCAGCGCCCTGGCGTGACCGTCGACCTGCAGGAGCGCTTGTCCCGCGATATCGTGCGCGGCGTGCTGGATGGCACCAGCGACATGGGCATCATCGCCGGCCCCGTGGAGGCGGCGGGTTTGCAGGTGCTGCACTTCAGCACCGACAAACTGGTGCTGATGGTGCCCGTCGGCCACGCCTTGGCCGATCAAGCCTCGGTCACCCTGGAACAGACCCTGGCCTATCAGCATATCGGCCTGCATGAAGGCAGCACCTTGCTCAGCTTCCTGCGTGAACACGTCGAGCGGTTGGGCAAGCAGTTGTCGCTGCGTATCCAGGTGTCGAGTTTCGAGGCGATTTGCCGGATGGTCGAAGCGGGCGTGGGCATCGGCATCATCCCCGAGTCCGCCGCCGTACGGCACAGCCGCACCATGCAACTGGTGGCGGTGACGCTGGATGAGCCGTGGGCGATTCGCGAGCGCAGTATTCTGGTCAGGGAGCTTGAGGCACTGCCCGGCACCATACGGGCATTGATTGCCACGTTGATGCCGGAAACGGTCAATGCAGGGTGA
- a CDS encoding HpcH/HpaI aldolase/citrate lyase family protein, with the protein MPNPLVRSALFVPGSRPERFSKALASGADAVIVDFEDAVEEPLKRQARDNLGAFLQSHPQARVWVRINAPEHAEHFEDVAFCKAHVNVAGVLLPKVESAAQVAVVAAAGKVIWPIIESARGLLAVADIAGAPQVERLSFGGLDLALDLNLSSNSPAAQFALDQARLALIVHSRAAGLVAPLDGVHPAIDDPEGLRRSIRHAYEMGFAGALCIHPRQVAVIHEALAPSAADLAWARRVVDAGAHGAGAYQIDGQMVDAPVLLRAQRLLAQL; encoded by the coding sequence ATGCCAAACCCTCTTGTGCGCTCTGCGCTGTTTGTTCCCGGCAGCCGACCGGAGCGATTTTCCAAGGCGCTGGCCAGTGGCGCCGACGCCGTGATCGTGGATTTCGAAGACGCGGTGGAAGAGCCGCTCAAGCGCCAGGCGCGGGATAACCTCGGGGCGTTCCTGCAAAGTCACCCGCAGGCCCGGGTGTGGGTGCGCATCAACGCGCCGGAACATGCCGAGCATTTTGAAGATGTGGCGTTCTGCAAAGCCCACGTCAACGTGGCAGGTGTGCTGTTGCCGAAAGTGGAAAGCGCGGCCCAGGTGGCGGTGGTCGCCGCTGCGGGCAAAGTGATCTGGCCGATTATAGAAAGCGCACGGGGCTTGCTGGCGGTGGCCGACATCGCGGGGGCGCCGCAGGTCGAACGCCTGTCATTCGGCGGCCTGGACCTGGCGCTGGACCTCAACTTGAGCAGCAACTCCCCGGCCGCGCAGTTCGCCCTCGACCAGGCACGCCTGGCGCTGATCGTGCATTCCCGCGCGGCTGGCCTGGTGGCGCCACTGGATGGCGTGCACCCGGCCATCGACGATCCTGAAGGCCTGCGCCGTTCGATCCGGCATGCCTATGAAATGGGCTTTGCCGGCGCGTTGTGTATCCATCCCAGGCAGGTGGCGGTGATCCATGAAGCGTTGGCGCCCAGCGCCGCCGACCTGGCCTGGGCACGGCGGGTGGTTGACGCCGGGGCGCATGGGGCGGGGGCTTACCAGATTGATGGGCAGATGGTGGATGCGCCGGTGTTGTTGCGGGCGCAGCGGTTGCTCGCACAGTTATAG
- a CDS encoding acyl-CoA dehydrogenase family protein, producing the protein MNPNDNEALNAIRDGVRALCAAFDAAYWRRIDEEKGFPEAFVKALTDAGWLSAMIPEEYGGSGLGLAEASVILEEVNRCGGNSGTVHGQMYNMFTLLRHGSEAQKRFYLPKLASGELRLQSMAVTEPTTGTDTTKIKTTAIKRGDKYVINGQKVWISRVQHSDLMILLARTTPLAQVKKKSEGMSIFLVDLREAIGNGLTVQPIANMVNHETNELFFDNLELPLDSLIGEEGKGFKYILDGLNAERTLIAAECIGDGRWFIDKASAYARDRVVFGRPIGQNQGVQFPIAEAHIEVEAADLMRWRACAEYDSGVNAGASANMAKYLAAKASWEAANACLQTHGGFGFACEYDVERKFRETRLYQVAPISTNLILSYVAEHLLELPRSF; encoded by the coding sequence ATGAACCCGAATGACAACGAAGCACTCAATGCCATCCGCGACGGCGTGCGCGCCTTGTGCGCCGCATTCGACGCGGCCTACTGGCGCCGGATCGACGAAGAAAAGGGCTTCCCCGAAGCCTTCGTCAAGGCGCTGACCGACGCCGGCTGGCTGTCGGCGATGATTCCCGAGGAGTACGGCGGCTCCGGCCTGGGCCTGGCCGAAGCCTCGGTGATCCTCGAGGAGGTGAACCGCTGCGGCGGTAACTCCGGCACCGTGCACGGGCAGATGTACAACATGTTCACCCTGTTGCGTCACGGCAGCGAGGCGCAAAAACGCTTCTACCTGCCCAAGCTCGCCAGTGGCGAATTGCGCCTGCAATCCATGGCGGTCACCGAGCCCACCACCGGCACCGACACCACCAAGATCAAGACCACCGCGATCAAGCGTGGCGACAAATACGTGATCAACGGCCAGAAGGTCTGGATCTCGCGGGTGCAGCATTCCGACCTGATGATCCTCCTGGCGCGCACCACCCCGTTGGCACAGGTGAAGAAAAAGTCCGAAGGCATGTCGATCTTCCTGGTCGATCTGCGTGAGGCCATCGGCAACGGCCTGACCGTGCAGCCCATCGCGAACATGGTCAACCACGAGACCAATGAGTTGTTCTTCGACAACCTTGAACTGCCCCTCGATAGCTTGATCGGCGAAGAGGGCAAGGGTTTCAAATACATCCTCGACGGCCTCAATGCCGAACGCACCCTGATCGCCGCCGAATGCATCGGCGATGGCCGCTGGTTTATCGACAAGGCCAGCGCCTACGCCCGCGACCGCGTGGTGTTCGGCCGGCCCATCGGGCAGAACCAGGGCGTGCAGTTTCCGATTGCCGAAGCCCATATCGAAGTCGAGGCGGCCGACCTGATGCGCTGGCGCGCCTGTGCGGAATACGACAGCGGCGTGAATGCCGGCGCCAGCGCGAACATGGCCAAGTACCTGGCGGCCAAGGCGTCCTGGGAAGCGGCCAATGCCTGCCTGCAGACCCACGGCGGCTTTGGCTTTGCCTGCGAGTACGACGTCGAGCGCAAATTCCGCGAGACGCGCCTGTACCAGGTGGCGCCGATCTCCACCAACCTGATCCTGTCCTACGTGGCCGAGCACCTGCTCGAGCTGCCACGCAGCTTCTGA
- a CDS encoding CaiB/BaiF CoA transferase family protein, whose protein sequence is MTDPRPLDGITVVSLEHAIAAPFCTRQLADLGARVIKIERPGAGDFARGYDERVRGLASHFVWTNRSKESLTLDLKQDDADAILDSLLADADVLVQNLAPGAAARMGLSFEALHARFPRLIVCDISGYGEGGPYEKKKAYDLLIQSEGGFLSVTGGPGDEQMAKAGCSIADISAGMYAYSGILSALLLRGKTGQGSRIDVSMLESLVEWMGYPMYYAFDGAPPPPRAGAAHSTIYPYGPFPTGDGGTVMLGLQNEREWAAFCDKVLLTPGLATDERFSANFKRSANRETLRQIIVDSFAQLDAEAVIQRLEDAQIASARVNDMQGVWDHPQLKARDSWREVASPAGPLPSLLPPARNGAFTPRMDAVPALGQHSQGILEQLGYSGDAIDSLRARGVI, encoded by the coding sequence ATGACTGACCCACGACCGCTGGACGGCATCACCGTTGTCAGCCTGGAACACGCGATCGCCGCGCCCTTTTGCACCCGTCAACTGGCCGACCTCGGCGCCCGCGTGATCAAGATCGAACGCCCCGGTGCCGGTGATTTCGCCCGTGGCTACGATGAGCGCGTGCGTGGCCTGGCCTCGCATTTCGTGTGGACCAACCGCTCCAAGGAAAGCCTCACCCTGGACCTCAAGCAGGACGACGCCGACGCCATCCTCGACAGCCTGCTGGCGGATGCCGATGTGCTGGTGCAGAACCTTGCACCGGGCGCGGCGGCGCGCATGGGCCTGTCGTTCGAGGCGCTGCATGCACGCTTTCCACGGCTGATCGTCTGCGACATTTCCGGCTATGGCGAAGGCGGGCCCTACGAGAAAAAGAAAGCCTATGACCTGCTGATCCAGAGCGAGGGCGGCTTTTTGTCGGTGACCGGTGGCCCGGGTGACGAGCAGATGGCCAAGGCCGGTTGCTCCATCGCCGACATCTCCGCCGGCATGTACGCCTACAGCGGCATCCTTTCCGCGCTGCTGTTGCGCGGCAAGACGGGGCAGGGCAGCCGCATCGACGTGAGCATGCTCGAAAGCCTGGTGGAGTGGATGGGCTATCCGATGTACTACGCCTTCGACGGTGCGCCTCCACCCCCGCGTGCCGGCGCGGCGCACTCGACCATCTACCCCTACGGGCCGTTTCCCACCGGCGACGGCGGCACGGTGATGCTCGGTTTGCAGAACGAGCGTGAATGGGCAGCGTTCTGCGACAAGGTGCTGCTCACACCTGGACTGGCGACGGATGAGCGCTTCAGCGCCAACTTCAAGCGCTCGGCCAACCGCGAGACGCTGCGCCAGATCATCGTCGACAGCTTTGCGCAACTGGACGCCGAGGCCGTGATCCAGCGCCTGGAGGATGCGCAGATCGCCAGCGCCCGCGTCAACGATATGCAAGGCGTGTGGGACCACCCGCAGCTCAAGGCCCGCGACAGTTGGCGTGAAGTCGCAAGCCCTGCCGGGCCGCTGCCGTCGCTGCTGCCGCCGGCGCGCAACGGGGCGTTTACCCCGCGCATGGACGCCGTACCGGCGCTGGGGCAGCACAGCCAGGGCATCCTCGAGCAGCTCGGTTACTCCGGCGATGCCATCGACAGCCTGCGCGCGCGCGGCGTTATCTAA
- the dctM gene encoding C4-dicarboxylate TRAP transporter large permease protein DctM translates to MAVLCLFLLLFVFMFLGVPIAIALGLSGAVSILMFSPDSVSSLAIKLFETSDAYTFLAIPFFLLSGAFMTTGGVAQRLIDFANACVGHIRGGLAIAAVLACMLFAALSGSSPATVAAVGSIAVAGMVRSGYPKEFGAGIICNAGTLGILIPPSIVMVVYSAATETSVGKLFMAGVIPGLLLGLMLMVAIYIVARIKKLPAQPRATLGEWLGCARRAFWGLLLLVIILGGIYSGMFTPTEAAAVAAVYSAFVALFVYKDMKLRDCPKVLLESGRLAIMLMFIIANAMLFAHVLTTEQIPQEITAWVLSEGLTPIGFLIMVNVVLLIAGSFMEPSAIVLILAPIFFPIAMKLGIDPIHLGIVMVVNMEIGLVHPPVGLNLFVTSAVTGLTLGQTIRAALPWLMILLVFLIMVTYLPFISLALPHWLGM, encoded by the coding sequence ATGGCCGTGCTCTGTCTGTTCCTGCTGTTGTTCGTGTTCATGTTCCTCGGCGTGCCGATTGCCATTGCGCTGGGTTTGTCGGGCGCGGTGTCGATCCTGATGTTCAGCCCGGACTCGGTCAGTTCCCTGGCGATCAAGCTGTTCGAAACCTCCGACGCCTATACCTTCCTGGCGATCCCGTTCTTCCTGCTCTCCGGTGCGTTCATGACCACCGGCGGCGTGGCGCAGCGGCTGATCGACTTTGCCAACGCCTGTGTCGGGCATATCCGTGGCGGCCTGGCGATTGCGGCGGTACTGGCGTGCATGCTGTTTGCGGCGCTGTCCGGCTCATCCCCGGCGACGGTGGCGGCGGTGGGTTCGATTGCGGTGGCGGGCATGGTGCGCTCCGGTTACCCGAAGGAATTCGGTGCGGGGATCATCTGCAACGCCGGCACCCTGGGCATCCTGATTCCGCCGTCGATCGTAATGGTGGTGTACTCGGCGGCGACGGAAACCTCGGTGGGCAAGCTGTTCATGGCCGGGGTGATCCCGGGCTTGCTGCTGGGCCTGATGCTGATGGTGGCGATCTACATTGTCGCGCGCATCAAGAAGCTGCCGGCCCAGCCACGGGCGACGTTGGGTGAATGGCTGGGCTGTGCGCGCCGCGCCTTCTGGGGCCTGTTGCTGCTGGTGATCATCCTCGGCGGCATCTACAGCGGCATGTTCACCCCCACCGAAGCGGCGGCGGTGGCGGCGGTGTACTCGGCCTTTGTGGCGTTGTTCGTCTACAAGGACATGAAGCTGCGCGACTGCCCCAAGGTGCTGCTGGAGTCCGGGCGCCTGGCGATCATGCTGATGTTTATCATCGCCAATGCCATGCTCTTCGCCCATGTGCTGACCACCGAGCAGATCCCCCAGGAAATCACCGCCTGGGTGCTGTCCGAGGGCCTCACGCCGATTGGCTTTTTGATCATGGTCAACGTGGTGCTGCTGATCGCCGGCAGTTTCATGGAGCCTTCGGCCATCGTGCTGATCCTGGCGCCGATCTTCTTCCCGATCGCCATGAAGCTGGGCATCGACCCGATTCACCTGGGCATCGTGATGGTGGTCAATATGGAAATCGGCCTGGTGCACCCACCGGTGGGGCTGAACCTGTTCGTCACCTCGGCGGTGACCGGGTTGACGCTGGGGCAGACCATTCGTGCGGCGTTGCCGTGGCTGATGATCCTGTTGGTGTTCCTGATCATGGTCACGTACTTGCCGTTTATCTCGCTGGCCTTGCCGCACTGGTTGGGGATGTAG